TGACGACCGCAATTTTGTGATGCATATTGCTTTTGGTCATTATCTGCACAGGGAATGGTGTTATACTGTGCAGGTTTTGAACACAAGCGAGGATGATATGTCTACCCAATTAGACCCTGCCCAACTGGCAATAGAATTTTTACGTCGTGATAAAACCGATCTTTCACCGGCTCAGTACCTGAAAAGGCTGAAACAGCTCGAACTGGAGTTTGCTGATTTACTGGCGCTCTCCTCGATGGAACTGAAAGAAGAGATCTATTTTGCCTGGCGCATGGGCGTTCATTGATTCCGGTATGCTTATCGTAACGAAACCCCGACACGTGTTCGGGGTTATTTTTGCCTTAAATCTTCATTACCACTTCATCTCACCGCTGTTAACCTTCGCACTTAGTTCCAGCGAGCTTGCGTCCGCCAGACCTGGCCATGCTGCCGTCATGGTTTTAATCACATAATCCGATCCTTTCTTCGCCCCTAACACCTGCTCAAACGACTGCAAATAGTCCTGGGTGAAGCGAATAGCTTTATCGCCGGTTGGGCGTTCGCCAATGTAATGACCCGGGACCACTTGAGTGGGCTGTAAGCTCTGCATTTCGCTCAGTACGTTACGCCATGTACTACGCTGTTCTTCAGATTGTGTATCCGCCGTCCAGACGTGAATACCTGAAGCCACGCCTGTGCCGCCAATAATGGCCCGATTCGCCGGGATCCAGATATACGCTGCATAATCGTTGGAGTGACGCAGTTCCAGCGGTTCACCATCAACCGTGAACTGCGTTTGCGTCGTCGCCTGCGGAACAGTGAGCGATGTTGGCGCGCCGTCCTTCATTTGCGGGCCCCAGAATTGCAGTTTGGCCTCTTTGGTGGCGCGGATATGGTCTACCACCTGCGGTGTTGCCAGAACTTTTACCTGTGGGAAAGCGTTGACGATGGGTTGCAGACCGAAATAGAAATCCGGATCGCCGGAAGTGATCACGATAGCCTTCAGCGTTTTACCGCTGGCGCGAATCATCTGCACCAGCTGTTCGCCATCTTTGGTGCTGAACTGGGCGTCAAACAAAATCGCCTCTTTGGGGCCAGACACCAGCGTCGAAGAGACCGGGAAAATACCCTTCTCCTGCGGATTATAGACGTCCAGCTGTAGCGGTGCGGCGAAAGCTGAAGACGAAAACAGAGGTAACAGCAGGGCCAGAGATTTAACTTTCATACCAGGTAACCTTATGCAGGGAATTGTCTTTTGATAGTTCCCGTATTTTAAGCATATTCGTATCTGTTAGAATTCCCTCATTAGGACATGCTGAGTTTCATAAAACGATCGGATGGGATGCAATGGACAGAGTGATGGCGGCAACGGTATTTAACCATATCTGTGATTTGGGCAGTCTGAGCGCCGCTGCACGTGCATTGGGGCTTTCCCGTCCGATGGTCAGTCGCTACCTCGACGAGATGGAAAAATGGGCAGGCGTAAGGCTTATCCATCGCTCATCGCGTCGCTTGACGATCACGCCGGCGGGTGAAGAGGCATTACTGAAAACGCGTTCTCTGGCGCAACTTTCGCTGGATATTGGTGCCGCCAGTGGCGCGCAAATTCCCTCCGGCACGCTACGTGTGGCCTGCGCCCATTTTACCGCCATGCATATTCTTGCTCCGGTTCTGCCGGCGTTTATGGAGCAATATCCGCAATTACGTATTGAGGTGGAGATCAAT
This window of the Citrobacter freundii ATCC 8090 = MTCC 1658 = NBRC 12681 genome carries:
- a CDS encoding Vmh family MBL fold metallo-hydrolase; translation: MKVKSLALLLPLFSSSAFAAPLQLDVYNPQEKGIFPVSSTLVSGPKEAILFDAQFSTKDGEQLVQMIRASGKTLKAIVITSGDPDFYFGLQPIVNAFPQVKVLATPQVVDHIRATKEAKLQFWGPQMKDGAPTSLTVPQATTQTQFTVDGEPLELRHSNDYAAYIWIPANRAIIGGTGVASGIHVWTADTQSEEQRSTWRNVLSEMQSLQPTQVVPGHYIGERPTGDKAIRFTQDYLQSFEQVLGAKKGSDYVIKTMTAAWPGLADASSLELSAKVNSGEMKW
- a CDS encoding YdiH family protein encodes the protein MSTQLDPAQLAIEFLRRDKTDLSPAQYLKRLKQLELEFADLLALSSMELKEEIYFAWRMGVH